DNA from Microvirga ossetica:
GGGTGCAGGAACTCGCCCGCTATCGCTCCGACTTCTTCGGGCGCCTGCGGCAGATCCTCGGCACCCGCCCCGACGTGCGCATCGTCGGCGACCGCTTCGTGTTCCAGTCGGAGGTGCTCTTCCAGGCCGGCCAGGCGATGCTGCGCCCGGAGGCCTCAGGGGAGATCGACCGCATCGCCTCCGCCCTGGTCGAGCTGGAGCGTCAGGTGCCGCCGGACATCCCCTGGGTGATTCGCGTCGACGGCCACACCGACCAGCGGCCCATCGCGACGTCGCACTTCCCGTCGAACTGGGCCCTGTCCTCCGCCCGCGCCATCGCCGTGGTGCAGGCGCTCATCGCCCGCGGCGTCCAGCCCCAGCACCTCGTCGCCGCCGGCTTCGGCGAGTTCCAGCCCCTCGACAACGGCACGACGGATGAGGCTTACGCCCGCAACCGGCGCATCGAGCTGAAACTGACGGAGCGCTGAGTCACGCGAACCGGTCCGTCGCGGCGACAATGCTTTCCGTCATTCCCGGATCGCGCGCATCGTGTCCCGCCTCGCTCACGACGATCAGCTCGCTCCCCGGCCATGAACGGTGAAGCTGCCAGGGCGTGACGAGCGGTCCGCCGATATCGAGCCGGCCGTGGATCAGGATGCCGGGAATGTCGGCGAGACGACCTGCACCGCGCAGGAGAACCCCATCATCGAGCCAGGCCCGGTGCCGCCAGTAATGGGTCACCAGTCGTGCGAACCCTAAGCGGAACGCCGGATCCTCGTATCGGGGGTGCGGGGTGTGACCGGGATGGACCGCGACGATGGCCATCTCCCAGTCGCACCAAGCCCGTGCCGCCTTTTCATGGATGGCGGGGTCGGGATGCATGAGGAGCCGGTGATAGGCCTCGGCGAGATTGCCCTCCCTCTCTGCCGACGGGACATTGTCGCGAAAGCGCTCCCAAGCCTCGGGAAAGAACATGCCGACGCCCCGGGTGATCCAGTCGATTTCCGAAGGCGTGGTGGTCGCGATGCTGAACAAAACCATCTCGCTCACGCGCTCGGAATTCTCTTCGGCATAAGCGAGCGTCAGGGTCGAGCCCCAGGATCCGCCGAGCACCAGCCAGCGCCCGATCCCGAGATGCTGCCGCAGGCGCTCGATATCGGCGAGCAGATGCCCTGTCGTGTTGGTCGAAAGATCGACATCGGGAACGCTCGCATGCGGCGTGCTGCGCCCGCTCCCGCGCTGATCGAACAGCACGATGCGATAGGCCTTCGGATCGAAGTAGCGCCGCGCATTCACGGTGCAGCCGGAGCCGGGACCGCCATGGAGAACCAGAGCAGGCTTTCCATCGGGATTGCCGCATACTTCCCAATAGATGCGATGCTCGTCGCCGACATCGAGCATGCCGGTCTCGTAGGGCTCGATGGGTGGGTACAAAGTTGTCATGCACCCAGCATGTCGATTTTGAGGATGCACGTCGAGGAGGTGTCGTCCGTCACGTCGGCCACTCGCATCGTTGCCTATAATGGTGCCGCGGTTCGGTTTATGATGGCAGGACCGCTGGCCGGTTCGCTTGACCCGTCTTCGTGTCATTCTCCTGCATCTGCCGGCTGTCTGTGATGGGGCAAACCTGAAGGGATGAACCATGACGCACCTGGGAAGCTGTTTTTGTGGCGCAGTCACAGTGGAGGTCGATGGAGACCCCGAGGCCATGGGCTACTGCCATTGCCAATCGTGCCGTTCGTGGTCCGCCGGGCCCGTGAATGCCTTCAGCCTCTGGAAGCCGGAGGCCGTGCGGATCACATCCGGGGAAGAGCATGTCGCCACATTCCAGAAGACCGAGCGCAGCCAGCGTCAATATTGCGCGAAATGCGGCGGGCACCTGATGAACAGGCACCCGCTTTGGGGCGTCGTGGACGTGTATGCCGCAACGATTCCAACGCTGGCTTTCGTCCCCGCCGTCCATGTCAATTATGCGGAGACGGTGCTGCCCATGCGGGACGGATTGCCCAAGCTGAAGGATTTTCCGGCCGAACTTGGCGGCTCCGGCGAGACGATGGCCGAGTGATCGTCGGCTAATTCTTCCCCAGTGCCTGGGCGACATCCTCGACTTGGTCGCCGACGCGCCGGATGACGTCCACGAGTCTCTGCCGCGGGACGTTCCACCGGTTCGACCAATATTGCAGGTCCCAGGCCTCATACATGTTGATGCGGGGGGAATCCTGCGGATGCCGCCTGCTCACGACCATGCCTCCTCCCTGCCGGTCCCAAGCGCCCGTTTCGGCTTAATGGAAATCAAATGGGAGTAGCTCGGAGGAAGTCAGCCCGCGGAGGTGCATCTTTTTAGGGCAATGGCTACTCCGCAGCCGCGACATGCTCCTCGTCGGCCGTGAACTGAAGCCGGGCCAGCCGGGCATAGAGGCCGCTCTGGGCGAGGAGCGCCTCGTGGGTCCCCTCCTCCACGATCCGGCCCTGGTCCATCACCAGGATGCGGTCGGCGGAGCGTACGGTGGCGAGCCGATGGGCGATGACCAGGGTGGTGCGGCCTTCCATCAGCCGATCGAGGGCCGTCTGGACCTTGCGCTCGCTCTCCGCGTCCAGCGCCGAGGTCGCCTCGTCGAGGAGCAGGATGGGCGCGTCCTTCAGGATCGCCCGGGCGATGGCGAGGCGCTGGCGCTGGCCGCCCGACAGGGTCACGCCGCGCTCGCCGATCATGGTCTCGTAGCCCTGCGGCATGGCCCGGATGAAGCCGTCGGCCGAGGCGAGCTCGGCCGCCCGGCGCACGTCCTCTTCCGCCGCCTGGGGGCGGCCGTAGCGGATGTTGTCGAGCACGCTCTCGGCGAAGATCGTCGGTTCTTGCGGCACCAGGCCCATGCGGGCGCGCAGCGCGAAGGGATCGGCCTCGGCGACCGGCACGCCATCGACCCAGATCGTGCCGCCCTGCGGATCGTAGAAGCGCAGCAGCAGCTGCAGGATCGTGCTCTTGCCGGCGCCGGAGGGTCCGACGATGGCGACACGCTCGCCGGAGGAAACGGCAAAGCTCAGGCCGTGCAGAGCCCGCTGCTCGGAGCGGGTCGGATAGGAGAAATGCACGTCCTGGAAGGCCACCGTGCCGAGGGGCGGGTTGGGCAGCGGCTTGGGATTGCGGGGCGCTTCGACCGCAGGCTTGGCGGCGAGGATCTCACCGAGGCGCTCGGCGGCGCCGGCCGCCTGGGCGAGCTCGCCATAGACCTCGGACAGCTGGCCGAGGGAGCTCGCGGCAAAGACGGCGTAGAGAACGAATTGCGACAGGCGCCCGCCGGTCATCTCGCCCGCCAGCACGTCCTGCGCTCCGTACCAGAGTACGCCCACCACGCTCGCCGAGACCAGGAAGATGCCGGCACCCGTAAGGAGGGCCCGCATGGTGGTGGAAAGCCGTGCCGCGTCGAATGCCTCCTCGGCGGCGGCGGTGAAGCGGGAGGCGGTGAGGCGCTCCATGCCGAAGGCCTGCATGGTCCGCACCGCGCCGATGGCCTCTGCCGCATAGGCCGAGGCATCGGCAAGCCGGTCCTGCGCCGCTCGTGAGCGGCGTCGCACGGCCCGTCCCGAGAAGACCAGGGGCAGGACGATGACGGGTATCGCGAGCAGCACCAGGGCGGAGAGCTTCGGGCTCGTGATGATCATGAGCACGGTGGCGCCCAGGAAGAGGAAGAGGTTGCGCAGGGCGATCGAGATGCTGACCCCGAAAGCCGCCTTGACCTGGGTCGTGTCCGCGGTGAGCCGCGACACGATCTCACCGCTCCGGGTCTGGTCGAAGAAGGCGGGATCGAGGGAGGTCAGATGCCGGAAGACGGCAGAGCGCAGATCGGCCACCACCCGCTCGCCGAGGGTAATGACGAGGTAATAGCGCAGCGCGCTCGCCAGGGCGAGCACGCCCACCACGATGATCAGCAGGACGAAATAGGCATTGATGTAGGCCCGGCCCTGCTCGGAAAAGCCGAAATCGATCACCCGGCGCACCGCCACGGGCACGACCAGCGTTGCCGCAGAGGCCATAGCCAGAGCCGCCAGCGCCGCCGCGATCCGGCCCTTGTAGGCGAGGCCATAGGGAATGAGCGGCTTCAAGGCGCTCAGCGCAGCCTTGGGGCGGGTCTGCCCTTCGGAGAAATCGGCCATGACACCCTTCGTTTCCGGGAAATCTCGTTGCGGCAGGGTTTAGCACCTTTGCCCCGGCTTGTTTCAAGGTCTTAAGTGAGGTATAGGCGCGCATTCATCAATTCAGGCTCGATCTACGCTGCGGGCTGACCAGGCTTGGCTGGCCGCAAGAAGGACTATGGCAATGGCGCGCAAAGAAACCGATCATCCCGATTACCACTTCATCAAGGTGGTCATGACCAACGGCACCGAGTTCACGACCCGCTCGACCTACGGCAAAGAGGGCGACACCCTCAACCTCGACATCGACCCGAACACCCACCCGGCCTGGACCGGCGGCACGCAGCAGCTGCTCGACCGCGGCGGTCGTCTGTCGCGCTTCAACTCGAAGTTCGGCAACCTGGGCCTCGGCGCCAAGAAGTAATCCGCGACGCGGATCGTTTCAGACAGGACTGCAAAAAGCCCCGCTTCGGCGGGGCTTTTTCGTTGCTTCTCACTCCGCTGGGCCGAAAGCCCGCTGCAGCAGGCCGAGCTGGGCCGCGACCGGATTCTGGGCCGAGGGCCGGCCTTCCGCCCCGGCCTCGGCGATGAGCCGTTCGAGATGCAGGATGCGGGCGTGGAGCCGGGTCGCGAGGCCCATGAGCTCGCGCAGGCGCTCCGGAAGCGCCTCGTATTCGGCAATCGTCGTGGCGCTGTCGGACGCATTGAGCCGCACGCGGCTCTTCTCGGTCTGGGCCTGGTCGGCCGAGATCTCCCCCTCAGCCACGGCGCGCTGCAGCAGGAGCCAGGAAGCGATCTGCATCAGGCGGGTGGTGAGGCGCATGCTCTCGCTGGCATAGACGAGGCTCGCCTGGCGCGACAGGTGGCGCGATTCCTCGCGGCCCGCGCCGTCGAGATAGGCCGCCGTCTCCTCGACGAGCTCCATGCCCTCCTGGAACAGGGCCTTGAAGGCGTCGGAACCCACGAAACTCTGCCCGAACCGGACAGGATCGACGTCGAGCTGGATCACGTCGGGTTCGTTCACGCACATCTCCCAGGGACTGCACTCCGCCGTAACGGGCCGGAGGTCTGTTCAATTCATGGGACGATTATAGGACGGACAGGCAAGGCTTGCCTCGGTAACCTCTTCTTAAGGTTAAGCCCGAATCCGACAAAAATCGAGCCGCTCTCGGGCGGCTCTTCAAGTCTAACAGGGAAGCGTCAAACAGAGTGGGCTTCAAAGCCACTCGGCATCCGGGAGAAGGCTCCGGACGCCCTCATTCCTAGCCGAGAATGGTTAACGGGCCGTTAAGGACGTTTCCCCGTTACACCCGCGTCAGTCCTGCCCCAGCTTGAAGAAGGCGCTCGCGGCCGCAAGGGAGCTTTCCTTGCCGGCCTTCGCTTCCTTGAGGCGGGCGATCTCGCGCTCCAGCGTCTCGACCCGTTCATCGAGCTCGTCGATGGAGAGCAGTGAGAGGTCCTGGCCGATCTCATGTCCGCGCACGATCTTGCGCGGCTCATCGGCGAAGGGATCGAAGGCCATTGCGTTCTCCTCTTCAGCGGTTCGTCGTCAACTTAGTCCGGCGTGTTTTCCTTGCCAACGGAGCCTATATCCGGGGGAGATTGTTGGCCAAAGGAGGGAAAAATGGGGCAACTTCCGAACATGATGCGGGCAGTCGTCGCCGAAGGCAGCGGCGGGCCGGACGTCTTGAAGGTCGTCGAGCGTCCCGTTCCCCAACCGAAGGAGGGCGAAATCCTGGTCCGCGTGAAGGTGGCGGGCGTGAATCGCCCTGACGTGATTCAGCGCCAGGGTGGCTATCCCCCTCCTCCCGGCGCTCCCGACATCCTCGGGCTCGAGATCGCCGGCGACGTGGCGGCCGCCGGCCCGAACGCCACGCGATATCCCGTCGGCACACCCGTCATGGCCCTGGTGCCGGGCGGCGGCTATGCGGATTATGCGGTCGTTCACGAGAGCAACGCGCTTCCCATCCCCGCCGGCCTGTCCATCGAGGAGGCCGGCGCGGTTCCGGAAACCTATTTCACCGTCTGGACCAACGTGTTCGACCGCGGCCGCCTGCAGCCGGGCGAGACCCTTCTCGTCCATGGCGGCACCTCGGGCATCGGCACCACCGCGATCCAGCTCGCCAAGGCCTTCGGGGCCAGGGTGATCGCCACCGCCGGAAGCCAGGAGAAATGCGACGCCTGCCTGCGGCTCGGTGCCGACATCGCCATCAATTACCGGACGCAGGATTTCGTCGCGGCGGTCAAAGAGGCGACCGGAGGCCAGGGCGCCGACGTGATCCTCGACATGGTCGGGGGCGAATACATCCCGCGCAACTACGAGGCCGCGGCCCAGGACGGGCGGATCGTGCAGATCGCCTTTCTCCAGGGACCCAAGGCCGAGGTCGATTTCCGCCGGCTGATGGTCAAGCGCCTGACCCATACGGGTTCGACCCTGCGGCCGCGCCCGCCGGCGGAGAAGGCCCTGATCGCCCGCTCCCTCGAGGACAAGGTCTGGCCTCTGTTGGCTGAGGGGCGGTGCCGGCCGGTGATGGATTCGCGCTTCGCCTTCGCCGACGTGGCCAAGGCCCATGCCCGCATGGATGGCGGCGAGCATATCGGCAAGATCGTTCTCATCCTCTAGCGTCGGGAGACCCACGAACGGCCCGGGTTCAGCGCGATGGACGCTGGCGCGAGCCGAAAAAGCGCGCGTCGGGCGCAGGTGAGGTTGGGTTTCGCGTCCGGTGCTCCAAATATTTGCAACATCGCGGCACGATCCCTATAATCATCTCGTTTCCCTCACATCGTGAGACGAGATGCTCCGGTCCGCACCGGTTCGGAGCGAGAGAGAGTTTTGCCGTGCGGCGCCGATTGGCCGGCGCCCGGCCTGAAGGAGGTTCGCTTACATGTCCCAGGGACCGCTGATGCCGAAGGCGACAGCCGTTTGGCTCGTCGAGAACACATCCCTGTCGTTCGACCAGATCGCCGATTTCTGCAAGCTCCACCCGCTCGAGGTGAAGGGCATTGCCGACGGCGAAGTCGCGGCAGGCATCAAGGGCTCGGACCCGATCACCATGGGCCAGCTGACCCGCGAGGAGATCGAGAAGGCTCAAGGTGACCCGAACCATCGCCTCCGGCTCGCCGAATCGCGGGTGAAGCTGCCTGAGCAGAAGCGGGTCAAGAAGGGGCCGCGCTACACCCCCGTCTCTCGCCGCCATGACCGCCCGAACGCGATCCTCTGGCTAGTGCGCAACCATCCCGAGCTGAAGGACGCGCAGATCATGCGCCTCGTGGGTACCACCAAGACCACGATCCAGCAGGTCCGCGAACGCACTCACTGGAACTCGGCCAGCCTCTCCCCGATGGATCCGGTGACGCTCGGCCTGTGCTCGCAGATCGATCTCGATTTCGAGGTCCAGCGCGCCGCCAAGGACCGTCCGCATGTGGAAGTTCAGGAGCATGGCGGCACCTTGATGCCAGCGGAAGTCTCCACGGCGCCGGAGCGGGTCGACCCCTTCGCCGACATGAGCCGCCCGAAGCCGGTCCAGGAAGAGAAGATCGACGTCAACTCCGTCTTCGCCAAGCTCAAGCAGCTCAAGCGCTCCGACGAGGACGAAGAGTAAGGTTCACGCAAAAAGGCCCGGATCGCTCCGGGCCTTTTCGTTTGCGGGATCGTCTAGCGCAGCGTGCGGAAAATCGGATCCAATGCTGACGCCCGGTGCGCTAACGCTCAGCCCTGGCGCCTGGGACGCCGCTTGCGCGGCTTTGCGGGCCTGTCGCGATTGCGCTCGAAGCTCGCCTTTGCCGCAACGGCCTGCCTGCGCGCCGACCCGCGCGCCTTCTTCAAGGCTTCATGCTCCTGCGCCTTCTCATCCGTCGTGAGCACCTGTGCCAGAAGCACCTCGAAGCTCGCCTGAAGGTCATTGTCCGATTGCCCTGTCATTCCGACCTTTCGGCATCCTGTCCGGCCCAGGGCCATGGGCGCCCGATGCACAATATCGGTTCTAGAGCACAGGACCCAAAAGTGGACCCACTTTTCCGCACGATGCGCTAGAGCATCGGACGGTTAAACGGACGCATATCCGGCAGCCTTAAGGTAGTTCCAGCACTCTTGTGGTTCGAACAGGTTGCAGATCTCACCGAGCGCTCGCCAGAGCGCGTCGAACGTTCGGGCCTCGGCCTTGCGCAAGTGCGCTTTGATCTTGGCAAAGGCCTGTTCAATTGGATTAAGATCAGGCGAATAAGCAGGTAAAAACAGGAACCAGGCTCCGCGTTGCTTCAGACACTGAGCGGCCTTCTCGCTCTTGTGGACAGCCAGGTTGTCGAGAATCACCACATCGCCTTTGCGCAGCGTCGGCGCGAGCTGCGTCTCAATGTAAGCCTCGAACGCCAACCGGGTGATCGGGCCATCGATGATCCACGGCGCGCACAACTCGTTGCACCGTAGCCCAGCCAGAAAGGTATGGGTTTTCCAGTGTCCAAAGGGAGCTTTCATGCGTAGGCGCTGGCCCCTGCGGCTCCGCCCGCGCAGGCGCGTCATCTTGGTGTTGACATACGTCTCGTCCAGGAACACCAGCCGGTGCGTCTCCTGGCGCATGCGCGGCTGGCGCTGGGCATGCCAGACCCGGCGCTCATCCCGCACATCGGCGCGTGCGCACTCCGCCGCCATCAGGCATTTTTTTATATGAGAAGCCGTGCCGGCACAGGAAGCGCGAGAGCATCGCGGGAGCCGCAACGATCCCATGCTCAGTCAGCAGCCTTGCGGCCAGCTCGGGCATGGTGATGGCCGGCTCGGCCTCGACCGTCTGGATCAAGAAGCTCTCATAGGGCACCAGCTTGCCGCGTCCGGGCGGACGGCCTTGCCGGGCCGGTGCCGGCGAGCCGAACCGCCGCTTCCGCTGCACCAGCTTGATGGCGAAACTCTCGCTGACGTCAAAGTGCTGGGCTGCCGCCCGGCAGGAATGACCTGCATCGACAAAGTCGGCGACGCGCACCCGCAGATCCAGGGAATAGCAATGACCCATAATCCACCTCCCAGTCCAGGCAGTGAATCACAGCTCGGCCTCGCACAGAAGCCAGGAGTCTCATTTCCGGTCCGAGGCTCTAGCCAGCGCTCCTGCGGTGTCAGATGATGGCGATTGGAACAGCTCTGTTATTAGGTTTCGACCCTATGCCAGCAACCCGAATTGACACACGCCGCGGTTGGATCGAGCCTCGCCGACGTGAGGTGGTCGAAGCGGTGCAACGCGCTTTGCAAACCGGCCTCGGGATTCGCGATCATGGATGCATCCGGCTGATGGAGCATGATGACGGCGCCATGATCGCTCCACAGGGCAAGGGGCCGTCGTACGTTATGGTGGAAATCACCCTCTTTCCTGGCCGCTCACTGGAAATCAAGCGACGCCTCTATGCAGCCCTCGTGGAGGAGCTCGGCGCGTTCGGAGTGCCTGCGAGCGACATCCAGACGGTCCTTATCGAGGTTGAGCCGGTGAATTGGGGTCTCCAGGGCATTCCTGCCAGCGAAATCGGGCCGTAGGATAAAATCGGCATCCGACACCAATGCCACGACTCAGGCTCCATCGCGTGCTCCGACAAGCCCCCTCGCTCGCAGCACGTCCCCGATCTCGGTCAGGACCATGGGATCGTCGATGGTGGCGGGCGTCGACCACGCATCGCCATCGGCGATCTTCTTCATGGTGCCGCGCAGGATCTTGCCGGACCGGGTCTTGGGCAGGCGCGCTACGGTGATCGCCAGCTTGAAGGCGGCCACCGGCCCGATCCTGTCGCGCACCAGGGCCACGAGTTCCGCCTCCACCTCTTCCGGCGGCCGGTCGATGCCGGATTTCAGCACCACGAAGCCGCACGGCACCTCGCCCTTCAGCGAATCCTTCACGCCGATCACGGCGCATTCTGCGACCGCCTGATGGGAGGCCAGCACCTCCTCCATGCCGCCGGTCGAGAGACGGTGGCCGGCGACGTTGATGATGTCGTCGGTGCGGCCCATCACCCAGATATAGCCGTCCTCGTCGAGATAGCCGGCATCCGAGGTGTTGTAGTAGCCGGGATAGACCGAGAGGTAGGATTCCTTGAACCGCTTGTCCGCCTGCCAGAGGGTCGGCAGCGCCCCGGGCGGCAGCGGCAGCTTGATGACGATGGCGCCCATGGTGTTGGGAGCGACAGGCTTGCCGCCTTCGTCCAGCACCTCGAGGGTATAGCCCGGCATCGCCACCGTGGGAGAGCCGTGCTTCACGGGGAGAGCTCCTAGTCCCAGCGGGTTGCCGGCCACCGGCCAGCCGGTCTCCGTCTGCCACCAATGGTCGATGACGGGCACCCGGAGAATGTCCTCGGCCCATTTCACCGTATCGGGATCGGCGCGCTCGCCGGCGAGGAACAGGGCGCGGAACGAGGAGAGATCGTATGTCTTCAGGAGTTCCGCCTTCGGATCCTCCTTCTTGATGGCGCGAAAGGCCGTGGGCGCGGTGAACAGCGTCACGACCCCATGATCGGAGATCACCCGCCAATAGGCGCCGGCATCGGGCGTGCCCACCGGCTTGCCCTCGTAGAGAACGGCCGTGCAGCCGTGGAGAAGCGGTCCGTAGACGATGTAGGAATGGCCGACCACCCAGCCGACGTCCGAGGCGGCCCAGAACACCTCGCCCGGCTTCACGCCGAAGAAATGGCCCATGGACCATTTGAGCGCGACCATATGGCCGCCATTGTCGCGCACCACGCCCTTCGGAACGCCGGTCGTACCCGAGGTGTAGAGCACGTAGAGCGGATCGGTGGCCGCGACCGGCACGCATTCGGCCTTGCGTCCCTCGGCCCGCGCGGCGTCGACGGCGCTCGTCCAATCCCGGTCGCGGCCGTCGTTAAGCGCGCATGCGAGCTGCGGTCGCTGGAAGACGAGGCAGGCTTCCGGCTTCGAGGTGGAGAGCGTGATCGCCTCGTCGAGCAGCGGCTTGTAGGGGATGACCCGGGCGCCCTCGACGCCGCAGGAGGCGGAGAGGATGACCTTCGGCTTGGCGTCGTCGATGCGGGTCGCGAGCTCCTTCGCCGCAAAGCCGCCGAAGACCACGGAATGGATCGCCCCGATGCGGGCGCAGGCCAGCATCGCGAAGCTGGTCTCAGGGATCATCGGCATGTAGATGACGACGCGATCCCCTTTGACGACGCCCATCTCCTGCAGCACGGCGGCCAGCGTCGCCACCTCGTCCTGCAGCTCGGCATAGGTGATGCTGCGCTTCGTGTTGGTGACCGGGCTGTCGTAGATGATTGCCGCCTGGTCGCCGCGCGTGGCGACATGCCGGTCGACCGCGTTGTAGCAAGTGTTGCACTCAGCCCCGACGAACCAGCGCCCATAGACGCCGGCTTGGCTGTCGAACACCTTGTCCGCCGGCCTGATCCAATCGATATCCCACGCGGCCGCCTCCCAGAATCCCACGGGATCGGATTGCCATCCGGCATAGACCTCTCGATAGCGGCTTTGGGTCGATGGCATGGCGCTCCCCGTTGCGTTCACTGCATGAGACTTCAAGAGCCTGCTGTGGTAGCAGGCCCCTAAGCCGTGGTCAGGCGCGACTTTCGGTGAGTCGACTTTCGGCGAGTGCATTCGTGATTACCGATCCTCTTTTCTACGCCGCCGCCGTTCCAGCGGTCATCCTGCTGGGGCTTGCCAAAGGCGGCTTCTCGGGCCTCGGCGCCCTCTCGCTGCCCCTGATGGCGCTCGTGGTATCGCCCGTGCAGGCGGCGGCTATCACCCTGCCGATCCTGATCGTCCAGGACGTTGTATCGGTCTGGGCCTATCGGCACACCTGGGACCGCCACAACGTGATCATTCTGCTCCTCGGCGCCATCTCCGGCATCGTGACGGGCTATCTCCTGGCGGCCCAGGTCTCCGATGCAGCGGTCAAGCTGGCCGTCGGCCTGATCTCCGTGGCCTTCGCCGTCCGCCGCATGGTGGTGGAGCGCCGCAAAACCCCGCCGAAGCCTGCCCCGGCCGATGTGCCGCGCGGCATCTTCTGGGGCTGGGTGACGGGGTTCACCAGCATGGTCGCCCATGCGGGCGGACCGCCCTTCCAGATCTATGTCATGCCTCAGCGGCTGCCGCGGGATATCTTCGTGGGCACAGGTGCGGTGCTCTTCGCCCTCGTCAACTGGATCAAGGTGCCGCCTTATCTGGCGCTCGGGCAGTTCACGGTCGAGAACATGGCAACGGCGGGCGCCCTGTTTCCAGTGGCTATCGCCTCCACCTGGGCCGGCGTGATGCTCGTGCGGCGCGTCTCGGGCCAGAGCTTCTACACGGCCGTCTATGTGCTGCTGGTCCTGGTGGGGATAAAGCTTGTCTATGACGGCGCGGCCGCTTTGTTCTGACCTCGCCAGCAAAAAGCCGTCGCCCCGGATGTGAAGCGACGGCTTCCTGGTGTGGGAATTCTCGAGGAACCTCGCGGCTAGTGCACCGCCGTTTCGGAGGTTCTCAGTCTTGCGATCTCGTCCTTGAGCTGAAGCTTCCTTCGCTTGAGTTCTGCCAGCCTCATGTCATCCATCGACGGTCTGTTAAGGGTATCCTGGATCTCGCGCTCGAGAGCCCGATGCTTCCGTTCCAGTTCCGTCAGGTGATTCTGCAGCGGCATGTCAGTTCCTCCTATGTGTTTACTGACGGCGCAATTGTGCCAGCGAGAGTGTGGCGAGTCGAAGGCGAAATTCGAAGAATCGACCATGGAAGATGCTTGCCCTCCACAGGCCCCGAGAGCATAATTCCGCCCCTCTTGCCCGGCGGCCGACAACGACCTGGCATCTTGGGTAGTTTAAATGACCGAATTGGCTGAACTGGAAGCGGACTTGGCCCGCCTCAAGCAGGAACATCGCGATCTGGATATGGCGATCGACGCACTGGAGAGCATGGTTGCGGGGGATCAGCTGCAGGTCCAGCGTCTGAAGAAGCGCAAGCTCGCCCTGAAGGATGTGATCATCCGGCTCGAGGATCAGCTCACCCCCGACATCATTGCATAAGAAGCCTAGAGCATCAGAAGCCTAGAGCATCGGCCCCAAAAGTGGACCCACTTTTGGGATCCAATCCGATGCTCAGTCCATTAAGCGGCGCATCGTTCGGCGCGGAAAACCGGATCCACTTTTCCGCACGATGCGCTAGCCTTTTGCGGTGAACGGCCTTGCCTGCCCCGGGCGGCTTCGCTATTCCCGCTGGACATCAAGGCCTCATGCCGGAGCACGCCATGACGGGAACCCCCATTGCCATCATCATGGGCAGCCAGTCCGACTGGGCCACCATGCGCCATGCCGCCGAGACCCTCGACGCGCTCGGCATCGCCTACGATGCCCGCATCGTCTCCGCCCACCGCACCCCGGACCGGCTCTATGCCTTCGCCAGGAACGCCAAGGCGGAGGGTTTCCAGGTGATCATCGCCGGCGCAGGCGGCGCGGCCCACCTGCCCGGCATGACCGCTGCCATGACCCCCCTGCCCGTCTTCGGCGTGCCGGTGGAATCCAAGGCGCTGTCGGGCGAGGACAGCCTCCTCTCCATCGTTCAGATGCCGGCCGGCATTCCCGTCGGCACGCTCGCCATCGGTCGGGCGGGCGCCGTGAACGCAGCCCTTCTCGCCGCCGCCGTCCTCGCCCTGCACGATTCCGCCCTCAGCCAGCGCCTCGACGAGTGGCGCAAGCGCCAGAGCGACAGCGTGGCCGAGCGGCCCTCCAACGAAGGCTGACCACCCGATGATCCGTCCCGGCTGCACCCTCGGTATCCTCGGCGGCGGACAGCTCGGCCGCATGATCGCCATGGCCGCCGCACAGCTGGGCCTGAAGGCCCACATCTAT
Protein-coding regions in this window:
- a CDS encoding DUF1013 domain-containing protein, with translation MSQGPLMPKATAVWLVENTSLSFDQIADFCKLHPLEVKGIADGEVAAGIKGSDPITMGQLTREEIEKAQGDPNHRLRLAESRVKLPEQKRVKKGPRYTPVSRRHDRPNAILWLVRNHPELKDAQIMRLVGTTKTTIQQVRERTHWNSASLSPMDPVTLGLCSQIDLDFEVQRAAKDRPHVEVQEHGGTLMPAEVSTAPERVDPFADMSRPKPVQEEKIDVNSVFAKLKQLKRSDEDEE
- a CDS encoding tautomerase family protein, which translates into the protein MVEAVQRALQTGLGIRDHGCIRLMEHDDGAMIAPQGKGPSYVMVEITLFPGRSLEIKRRLYAALVEELGAFGVPASDIQTVLIEVEPVNWGLQGIPASEIGP
- a CDS encoding propionyl-CoA synthetase — protein: MPSTQSRYREVYAGWQSDPVGFWEAAAWDIDWIRPADKVFDSQAGVYGRWFVGAECNTCYNAVDRHVATRGDQAAIIYDSPVTNTKRSITYAELQDEVATLAAVLQEMGVVKGDRVVIYMPMIPETSFAMLACARIGAIHSVVFGGFAAKELATRIDDAKPKVILSASCGVEGARVIPYKPLLDEAITLSTSKPEACLVFQRPQLACALNDGRDRDWTSAVDAARAEGRKAECVPVAATDPLYVLYTSGTTGVPKGVVRDNGGHMVALKWSMGHFFGVKPGEVFWAASDVGWVVGHSYIVYGPLLHGCTAVLYEGKPVGTPDAGAYWRVISDHGVVTLFTAPTAFRAIKKEDPKAELLKTYDLSSFRALFLAGERADPDTVKWAEDILRVPVIDHWWQTETGWPVAGNPLGLGALPVKHGSPTVAMPGYTLEVLDEGGKPVAPNTMGAIVIKLPLPPGALPTLWQADKRFKESYLSVYPGYYNTSDAGYLDEDGYIWVMGRTDDIINVAGHRLSTGGMEEVLASHQAVAECAVIGVKDSLKGEVPCGFVVLKSGIDRPPEEVEAELVALVRDRIGPVAAFKLAITVARLPKTRSGKILRGTMKKIADGDAWSTPATIDDPMVLTEIGDVLRARGLVGARDGA
- a CDS encoding sulfite exporter TauE/SafE family protein; this encodes MITDPLFYAAAVPAVILLGLAKGGFSGLGALSLPLMALVVSPVQAAAITLPILIVQDVVSVWAYRHTWDRHNVIILLLGAISGIVTGYLLAAQVSDAAVKLAVGLISVAFAVRRMVVERRKTPPKPAPADVPRGIFWGWVTGFTSMVAHAGGPPFQIYVMPQRLPRDIFVGTGAVLFALVNWIKVPPYLALGQFTVENMATAGALFPVAIASTWAGVMLVRRVSGQSFYTAVYVLLVLVGIKLVYDGAAALF
- a CDS encoding YdcH family protein, with product MPLQNHLTELERKHRALEREIQDTLNRPSMDDMRLAELKRRKLQLKDEIARLRTSETAVH
- a CDS encoding YdcH family protein, which gives rise to MTELAELEADLARLKQEHRDLDMAIDALESMVAGDQLQVQRLKKRKLALKDVIIRLEDQLTPDIIA
- the purE gene encoding 5-(carboxyamino)imidazole ribonucleotide mutase, translated to MPEHAMTGTPIAIIMGSQSDWATMRHAAETLDALGIAYDARIVSAHRTPDRLYAFARNAKAEGFQVIIAGAGGAAHLPGMTAAMTPLPVFGVPVESKALSGEDSLLSIVQMPAGIPVGTLAIGRAGAVNAALLAAAVLALHDSALSQRLDEWRKRQSDSVAERPSNEG